From Planctomycetia bacterium, a single genomic window includes:
- a CDS encoding TlpA family protein disulfide reductase yields the protein MSSLLCGVLCLLAAGPELQPKLAPAVQLHYQGTVAQVERDSSARTASKQFDLTLLITSYSPDATDYYWLLDERGQGNFSWTEHFGRWSQNTEGAVGDRQGPALLYDYGDGKHVISLSAPRFLLADGAEVGTKWTKADIDYEVAKAQAIEGRATWVVESRNQFGPISRMWVDQATQLILQQEERVFMNQGTEYRLALKLADVEVADEAEFRKRSDAYAALVALRGKLKRPARTTDEQLTAEQLKLLEANLPAAKSAVDDGALARIVGSAERDLKQQTGRNQALDEIIAKQLGRKVESFRLSGLDGAALADTDLDDKVTVLHFWDYRDEPLKEPYGQVGYLEFLYAKHREAGLRVAGIAVDGRFQQPATTKLAAASVRKLKNFMNLSYPIVFDGGDLIRQFGDPRLVGGHLPLFVVIGPDGKIVHYKVGHYALDRDAGLKELDAAVRKLLKPEDSK from the coding sequence ATGTCGTCCTTACTTTGCGGCGTTCTTTGTTTGCTGGCGGCCGGGCCTGAGCTTCAGCCTAAGCTCGCACCGGCCGTGCAGTTGCACTACCAAGGGACCGTCGCCCAGGTCGAGCGCGATAGCTCGGCCCGAACCGCGAGCAAGCAATTCGACCTCACGCTCCTGATCACTTCCTACAGCCCGGACGCGACCGACTATTACTGGCTGCTCGACGAACGGGGCCAAGGGAATTTCAGTTGGACCGAGCATTTCGGCCGCTGGTCGCAGAACACCGAGGGAGCCGTCGGCGATCGGCAAGGGCCCGCGCTGCTCTACGACTACGGCGACGGCAAGCATGTGATCTCGCTCTCCGCGCCGCGCTTCCTCTTGGCCGACGGAGCCGAGGTCGGCACGAAATGGACGAAGGCCGACATCGACTACGAGGTCGCGAAAGCGCAGGCGATCGAAGGGCGTGCAACCTGGGTCGTCGAATCGCGGAACCAGTTCGGCCCGATCAGTCGTATGTGGGTCGACCAAGCCACGCAACTCATCTTGCAACAAGAAGAGCGCGTCTTCATGAACCAGGGAACCGAATACCGCTTGGCGCTGAAGCTCGCCGACGTCGAAGTCGCGGACGAGGCGGAGTTTCGAAAAAGAAGCGATGCCTACGCGGCGCTCGTCGCGCTGCGCGGCAAGCTCAAGCGGCCTGCACGCACGACCGACGAGCAACTCACGGCCGAGCAATTGAAGCTATTGGAAGCGAATCTTCCGGCGGCGAAGTCGGCCGTCGACGATGGGGCCCTGGCGCGCATCGTCGGCTCGGCCGAGCGCGATCTTAAGCAACAGACGGGCCGGAACCAAGCGCTCGACGAGATCATCGCCAAGCAGCTCGGCCGCAAAGTGGAATCGTTTCGACTCTCGGGCCTCGACGGTGCTGCGCTAGCCGATACCGACCTCGACGACAAAGTCACGGTGCTGCACTTTTGGGACTATCGCGACGAACCGCTCAAGGAGCCGTACGGGCAGGTCGGCTACTTGGAGTTTCTCTACGCGAAGCATCGCGAAGCGGGTTTGAGAGTCGCCGGCATCGCGGTCGACGGCCGCTTCCAGCAACCGGCCACGACGAAGCTCGCGGCGGCCAGTGTGCGCAAGTTGAAGAACTTTATGAACCTCAGCTACCCGATCGTCTTCGACGGGGGCGACCTGATCCGGCAGTTCGGCGACCCGCGCCTCGTCGGCGGCCACTTGCCGCTGTTCGTCGTGATCGGTCCGGATGGCAAGATCGTGCACTATAAGGTCGGCCACTACGCGCTCGACCGCGATGCCGGCTTAAAGGAATTGGATGCCGCGGTGAGGAAGTTGCTTAAGCCGGAAGACTCGAAGTAG
- a CDS encoding TatD family hydrolase, with protein MYYIDPHIHMVSRTTDDYETLAKMGCVAMSEPAFWAGYDRGSVDGFRDYFRQLTSFEPKRAGWYHLQHFTWMCINAKEAENVKLSREVIAMMPEFLDMPGVLGVGEIGLNKNTKNESIVFLEHLDLAAKRGEQILIHTPHLEDKFKGTSMIVDMLCDDRRLQHDRVLVDHVEEHTVRMVLEEGFWAGMTLYPVSKCTPERAVDMVELYGPERLMVNSAGDWGPSKPTAVPDFIMAMRRRGHPESLIRKIVYDNPVEFFSQSRNFNFTPPEGMPVAAMK; from the coding sequence ATGTATTACATCGATCCGCACATTCACATGGTCTCCCGTACGACCGACGACTACGAAACGCTCGCAAAGATGGGCTGCGTCGCCATGAGCGAGCCGGCGTTCTGGGCCGGTTACGATCGCGGCAGCGTCGACGGTTTCCGCGACTACTTTCGCCAGCTCACATCGTTCGAGCCGAAGCGCGCCGGCTGGTACCACCTGCAGCACTTCACCTGGATGTGCATCAACGCCAAGGAAGCGGAGAACGTCAAGCTATCGCGCGAAGTGATCGCGATGATGCCGGAGTTTCTCGACATGCCCGGCGTCTTGGGGGTCGGCGAGATCGGCCTGAATAAGAACACGAAGAACGAATCGATCGTGTTTCTCGAACACCTCGACCTCGCGGCCAAGCGAGGCGAGCAAATTCTGATTCACACGCCCCACTTGGAAGACAAGTTCAAAGGGACGAGCATGATCGTCGACATGCTCTGCGACGATCGTCGTTTGCAGCACGACCGCGTCTTGGTCGACCATGTCGAAGAACACACGGTTCGCATGGTGCTCGAAGAAGGCTTCTGGGCCGGCATGACCCTCTATCCCGTCAGTAAATGCACGCCGGAGCGAGCCGTCGATATGGTCGAGCTTTACGGACCCGAACGCCTGATGGTCAACTCGGCCGGCGATTGGGGTCCCTCGAAGCCGACCGCCGTGCCCGACTTCATCATGGCGATGCGTCGTCGCGGGCACCCGGAATCGCTGATTCGCAAGATCGTGTACGACAACCCGGTCGAGTTCTTCAGCCAAAGCCGCAACTTCAATTTCACACCGCCGGAAGGGATGCCCGTCGCGGCGATGAAGTAG
- the polA gene encoding DNA polymerase I translates to MDEPVAAASSVASAADSGAFPFSLPSDHSSPATAGNTENDATVEEERLPLGTPPDLTGKTVWVVDANSLIFQVFHAIPEMTSPRGEPVNALFGFTRDLLYLLEVKKPDYLFCAFDRPEPTFRHLLYDAYKSTRSETPLELSPQFPHIRRMAEALRIPIVEEPSFEADDVLATLARITEEQGGECFLVTGDKDARQLLSERVKIFNVRKNSTYDAAALLVDWGVRPDQVVDFQALVGDSVDAVPGVPQIGPKAAKELLDKFDTLDGVYARVEEITAAARKRTLIEHRDKAFLSRDLVRLEKHMTLPIDWNRARWRGIDREASVALCTEFGFHRITDQMRKMPAASIGHSPVPTAPAWKADYRTVATLEDLQALVAEMRKQHRLSVDTETTSVVPTRAEIVGYSFAWEPGIAYYVPVRAPEGEPRIDPIAAADLLRPVLEDPNIRKVGQNLKYDQIVLHGAGIAMQGVEFDTLIAAYLLDAGERNHNLDELAQRHLNHTNITIESLIGTGKNQKRMDEVPVPLIEKYAAEDADVALRLVEKLEPKLAEDGLEPLFHTVEMPLVEVLVDLERTGVKVDVARLATLSEHFTAEIARLEQEVFAIAGKQFNIASPKQLAEVLFVEQKLPILAKTKTGPSTDADVLEELALQHPLPAKIIEFRQFSKLKGTYVDALPLLVNPATGRVHCSLHQAVAATGRLSSSDPNLQNIPIRTDEGRRIRSAFLPGHDGWSLVSADYSQIELRLLAHCSEDPGMLASFAAGEDIHTRVASQVYGVPLEEVTRAQRGMAKTVNFGILYGQSAFGLSKVLGIPQEEAARFIEGYFAQYPGVERFMMALLVECAERGYVTTLLGRRRAIRGIRAEKLALGGSRQRNLAERTAINTVIQGSAADLIKQAMIHVYRRIKQELPKSRMLLQIHDELLFETPPEERDRLVEIARREMTDVMQLRVPLQVDVKIGKNWAETEVWE, encoded by the coding sequence ATGGACGAGCCGGTCGCAGCGGCCTCGTCGGTAGCTTCGGCGGCCGATTCCGGCGCTTTCCCCTTTTCCTTACCATCAGACCATAGCTCACCGGCCACGGCAGGGAACACGGAAAACGACGCAACCGTCGAGGAAGAACGACTCCCGCTCGGCACTCCCCCCGACCTGACAGGGAAAACGGTCTGGGTCGTTGACGCGAATTCGCTAATCTTCCAGGTATTCCATGCGATTCCCGAGATGACGAGCCCCCGCGGGGAGCCCGTTAATGCGCTGTTCGGGTTCACGCGCGATTTGCTGTACCTGCTGGAAGTGAAGAAGCCCGACTATCTGTTTTGCGCATTCGATCGCCCGGAGCCGACGTTCCGACACCTGTTGTACGACGCCTATAAATCGACTCGCTCGGAAACGCCGCTCGAGCTGAGCCCGCAATTTCCGCACATCCGACGGATGGCCGAAGCGCTGCGAATTCCGATCGTCGAGGAGCCCTCGTTCGAGGCCGACGACGTGTTGGCGACCTTGGCGCGCATCACGGAAGAGCAGGGGGGGGAGTGCTTCCTGGTGACCGGCGACAAAGATGCTCGCCAGTTGCTCAGCGAGCGCGTGAAGATTTTCAACGTCCGTAAGAACTCGACGTACGACGCCGCGGCACTGCTCGTCGATTGGGGTGTCCGGCCGGATCAAGTGGTCGACTTCCAAGCGCTGGTGGGAGATTCGGTCGATGCGGTGCCGGGCGTACCGCAGATCGGTCCGAAAGCGGCGAAAGAACTGTTGGATAAGTTCGACACTCTCGACGGCGTCTACGCACGGGTCGAAGAGATCACGGCCGCTGCGCGGAAGCGAACCTTGATCGAGCATCGCGACAAAGCGTTCTTAAGCCGCGATCTCGTGCGCCTCGAAAAGCACATGACGTTGCCGATCGATTGGAACAGGGCGAGGTGGCGCGGGATCGATCGAGAGGCGAGCGTTGCGCTTTGCACGGAGTTCGGCTTCCATCGCATCACGGACCAGATGCGAAAAATGCCGGCCGCTTCGATCGGGCATTCGCCGGTGCCGACCGCTCCCGCATGGAAGGCCGACTATCGAACCGTGGCGACGCTCGAAGATCTGCAGGCTCTCGTCGCCGAGATGCGGAAGCAGCATCGCTTGTCGGTCGATACGGAAACGACAAGCGTCGTGCCGACTCGGGCGGAGATCGTCGGCTATAGCTTCGCTTGGGAGCCGGGCATCGCGTACTACGTTCCCGTGCGTGCGCCGGAAGGAGAGCCCCGGATCGATCCGATCGCGGCGGCCGATCTTTTGCGACCGGTCTTGGAAGACCCGAACATCCGCAAGGTCGGGCAGAATCTCAAGTACGATCAGATCGTGTTGCACGGCGCAGGCATCGCGATGCAAGGAGTCGAGTTCGATACGCTCATCGCCGCTTATTTGCTAGACGCCGGCGAGCGCAATCATAATCTCGACGAGCTTGCCCAGCGCCATTTGAATCATACGAATATCACGATCGAGAGCTTGATCGGCACCGGCAAGAATCAGAAACGGATGGACGAAGTGCCGGTTCCGCTGATCGAGAAGTACGCGGCCGAAGATGCCGACGTCGCCCTGCGATTGGTCGAGAAGCTCGAACCGAAACTCGCCGAAGATGGGTTGGAGCCGCTGTTCCACACGGTCGAAATGCCGCTCGTGGAAGTGTTGGTCGATCTCGAACGAACAGGAGTGAAGGTCGATGTGGCGCGCCTGGCAACCTTGAGCGAACATTTCACCGCCGAGATTGCGCGCTTGGAGCAAGAAGTGTTTGCGATCGCCGGCAAGCAGTTCAATATCGCTTCTCCGAAGCAACTGGCCGAAGTGTTGTTCGTCGAACAAAAGCTGCCGATCCTCGCGAAGACTAAGACCGGTCCGAGCACCGATGCCGACGTGCTGGAAGAGTTGGCGCTGCAACATCCGTTGCCGGCGAAGATCATCGAGTTTCGGCAGTTCTCGAAGCTCAAAGGAACCTATGTCGACGCGCTGCCGCTGTTGGTGAATCCCGCGACCGGCCGCGTTCATTGCTCGCTGCATCAAGCCGTAGCCGCGACGGGCCGGCTATCGTCGAGCGATCCCAACTTGCAGAACATTCCGATCCGGACCGACGAAGGCCGGCGAATCCGTTCCGCGTTTCTGCCGGGGCACGACGGCTGGTCGCTCGTCTCGGCCGACTACTCGCAGATCGAGTTGCGATTGCTTGCGCATTGCTCGGAAGATCCCGGCATGTTGGCTTCGTTCGCAGCCGGCGAAGATATTCATACGCGAGTTGCAAGTCAGGTGTACGGCGTGCCGCTCGAAGAAGTCACGCGCGCGCAGCGCGGCATGGCGAAGACCGTCAACTTCGGCATTCTCTACGGTCAGAGCGCGTTCGGCTTATCGAAGGTGCTAGGCATTCCGCAAGAAGAAGCGGCCCGATTCATCGAAGGCTATTTCGCGCAGTATCCCGGTGTCGAGCGGTTCATGATGGCGCTCTTGGTGGAGTGCGCCGAGCGCGGTTACGTCACGACGCTGCTCGGTCGGCGTCGCGCGATCCGCGGGATTCGCGCCGAGAAGTTGGCGCTCGGTGGTTCGCGACAACGGAACCTCGCCGAACGAACCGCGATCAACACCGTGATCCAAGGTTCGGCCGCCGACTTGATCAAGCAGGCGATGATCCATGTCTATCGACGGATCAAGCAGGAACTTCCTAAGTCGCGGATGTTGCTTCAGATTCATGATGAACTACTCTTTGAGACGCCGCCGGAAGAACGAGACCGTTTGGTCGAAATCGCGCGACGCGAAATGACCGACGTGATGCAACTCAGAGTTCCGCTCCAGGTCGACGTCAAGATCGGCAAGAACTGGGCCGAGACCGAAGTCTGGGAATAG